One window of Triticum dicoccoides isolate Atlit2015 ecotype Zavitan chromosome 5A, WEW_v2.0, whole genome shotgun sequence genomic DNA carries:
- the LOC119297044 gene encoding DEAD-box ATP-dependent RNA helicase 21-like, giving the protein MRVDRHWSEKSLAEMTERDWRIFREDFSISYKGSRVPRPMRSWSESKLGSELLLAVERAGYRKPSPIQMAAIPLGLSQRDVIGIAETGSGKTAAFVLPMMSYIAHLPPIKDENGPYAVVLAPTRELAQQIEEEAVKFANHLGIRVVSVVGGQQIEGQALKLKQGCEIVIATPGRLLDCLESRYAVLNQCNYVVLDEADRMIDMGFEPQVAAVLDAMPSSNLKPENEDEVLDERRIYTTT; this is encoded by the coding sequence ATGCGTGTTGACAGGCACTGGTCTGAGAAGTCGCTCGCGGAGATGACCGAGCGGGATTGGCGCATTTTCCGCGAAGACTTCAGTATCTCTTACAAGGGGTCTCGCGTGCCTCGGCCGATGCGGAGCTGGAGCGAGAGCAAGCTTGGCTCTGAGCTGCTTCTTGCTGTTGAAAGGGCTGGATACCGGAAACCATCACCAATCCAGATGGCTGCCATTCCACTTGGTTTAAGCCAGCGTGATGTCATTGGCATAGCTGAGACAGGTTCCGGCAAGACTGCAGCTTTTGTGCTTCCCATGATGTCTTATATTGCACACCTGCCGCCCATAAAGGATGAAAATGGCCCTTATGCTGTTGTCCTGGCACCTACTCGCGAGCTTGCTCAACAGATTGAGGAGGAGGCTGTCAAATTTGCCAATCATCTAGGCATTAGGGTCGTGTCAGTTGTTGGTGGTCAGCAGATTGAGGGGCAGGCTTTAAAGCTCAAGCAGGGCTGTGAGATTGTAATTGCAACACCTGGTCGGCTTCTTGATTGCTTGGAGAGCAGGTATGCTGTGCTCAACCAGTGCAACTATGTTGTGCTTGACGAGGCTGATAGGATGATCGACATGGGTTTTGAGCCACAGGTCGCTGCTGTCCTTGACGCGATGCCTTCGAGTAACCTGAAACCCGAGAATGAGGACGAGGTACTTGATGAGAGGAGGATTTACACGACTACATAA
- the LOC119299573 gene encoding uncharacterized protein LOC119299573 yields MAPPTAGPWTVLLERGAGSRSVWRRRWRRRSGAEADARCGAPPSLFLLHQLHALDSMLSRRSSSSIAGRGVALYLRRCSRRRMSWARTLLAACLVCKRMLPSPSVINSWGSLFCAKCRLRWFLVQSAATGWVKKHSTRVYRGRRRHRHGRLECIARSLQEVQQRGPSDHGGTSAAGPPRAASPPPSACPACASFLPGMDRSHGERPEEQGRSAPASSPARLHVMGITSDILQVQVIKIHDLAARMLAGWRSLIHYLMASKWIQDLLESRRR; encoded by the exons ATGGCGCCACCCACTGCCGGCCCTTGGACCGTGCTGCTCGAGCGCGGCGCCGGCTCTCGATCCGtctggagacggagatggagacgtCGCAGCGGAGCAGAAGCAGACGCTCGATGCGGCGCTCCCCCGTCCCTCTTCCTCCTGCACCAGCTGCATGCGCTCGATTCGATGCTCTCCCgtcgctcctcctcctccatcgccGGGAGGGGCGTGGCCCTCTACTTGCGCCGCTGCTccag GAGACGAATGAGTTGGGCTCGGACGTTGCTGGCCGCCTGTTTGGTCTGCAAGAGGATGCTCCCCTCTCCCTCTGTAATTAACAG TTGGGGTTCTCTTTTTTGTGCGAAGTGCAGACTGAGATGGTTTCTTGTGCAAAGTGCTGCTACCG GTTGGGTAAAAAAGCACTCGACACGAGTCTACCGAGGGCGTCGCCGGCATAGACACGGTAGACTCGAGTGCATTGCCAGAAGTCTGCAGGAGGTGCAGCAGAGAGGTCCTAGCGACCACGGCGGCACATCCGCGGCTGGTCCACCTCGGGCTGCTTCTCCACCACCAAGCGCTTGCCCCGCGTGTGCTTCTTTTCTCCCAGGAATGGACCGTAGCCATGGAGAGCGGCCAGAGGAGCAAGGACGGTCAGCCCCTGCCTCCTCTCCTGCACGGCTGCACGTGATGGGGATTACGAGCGAC ATTTTGCAAGTACAGGTGATAAAGATTCATGATTTGGCTGCGCGCATGCTTGCTGGCTGGAG GAGTTTGATTCATTACTTGATGGCCTCAAAATGGATACAAGATCTGTTGGAATCAAGAAGGCGTTAA